In Nanohaloarchaea archaeon SW_7_43_1, a single window of DNA contains:
- the prf1 gene encoding peptide chain release factor 1, protein MTEENQDQENGGMNKYQLKKLTKELEEIRGRNTELVSLYIPAGYDMSKISDFVTSEQSEAENIKSKHTRTNVQDALGKIGRKVSEEHTTPENGVAFFAGNVSDTEGRPDIEIWEVVPPRPIESRHYRCDKEFVLEPLKQMIVDDNIYGLIVCDKSKAAIGYLKGNSINTVYSMESNVPGKTRAGGQSAQRFSRLRKEMLKTFLGDIADKGQKAFLNKAREDKLLGIVVGGPGFVKDKLLDDDYLHKELQDKVVATKSLDTSGEAGLSQLVEKAKESIEDSQAVIEKQKVNDFFKNLKEENGKSEYGLEQVMKAMEMGAVETVLISEDFNQYQAKYECENSHEKTVYEREPKIDDSIECDDCSEKMELEELSDIVDVFAEKAEEMSSDMEIIGTDHEEGKRLMNMGGIAAILRYRIR, encoded by the coding sequence ATGACAGAAGAAAACCAAGATCAGGAGAACGGCGGAATGAACAAGTACCAGCTGAAGAAACTGACTAAAGAACTGGAAGAGATCAGAGGTAGAAACACCGAACTTGTCTCCCTTTACATTCCCGCGGGCTATGACATGTCGAAGATATCTGACTTCGTAACCTCGGAACAGAGTGAGGCAGAGAACATCAAGTCGAAACACACAAGAACAAATGTTCAGGATGCACTCGGGAAAATCGGGAGAAAGGTTAGTGAGGAACATACAACTCCTGAAAACGGTGTAGCATTCTTCGCAGGAAACGTCAGCGATACCGAGGGAAGACCTGACATCGAGATCTGGGAAGTAGTACCTCCACGACCGATTGAGTCCCGACACTACAGATGCGACAAGGAGTTCGTCCTTGAACCATTGAAACAGATGATCGTCGACGACAACATATATGGATTAATCGTGTGTGACAAATCCAAGGCAGCAATCGGCTACCTAAAGGGCAACTCAATCAACACAGTTTATTCCATGGAGTCCAACGTGCCTGGGAAGACCCGTGCTGGAGGACAAAGTGCTCAGCGTTTTTCAAGACTACGTAAAGAAATGCTGAAGACCTTTCTAGGTGATATAGCGGATAAAGGCCAGAAAGCATTCTTGAATAAAGCCAGGGAAGACAAGCTGCTAGGTATAGTGGTTGGAGGGCCAGGATTCGTCAAGGATAAACTTCTCGACGATGATTATCTTCATAAGGAGTTACAGGATAAAGTTGTGGCAACAAAATCACTTGATACATCAGGAGAGGCAGGGCTCTCACAACTAGTGGAGAAGGCTAAGGAGTCTATAGAGGATTCTCAGGCCGTCATTGAGAAGCAGAAAGTCAATGATTTCTTCAAGAACCTGAAAGAGGAGAACGGGAAGTCTGAGTACGGGCTGGAGCAGGTCATGAAGGCCATGGAGATGGGGGCAGTTGAAACAGTTCTGATATCAGAGGACTTCAACCAGTACCAAGCCAAGTATGAATGTGAAAACAGTCACGAAAAAACTGTCTACGAGAGAGAACCAAAGATCGATGACTCGATAGAGTGCGATGATTGCAGTGAAAAAATGGAGCTAGAAGAACTCTCCGATATAGTTGATGTGTTTGCGGAGAAAGCCGAGGAAATGAGTTCTGACATGGAGATTATCGGGACAGACCACGAGGAAGGAAAGAGATTGATGAACATGGGAGGTATAGCAGCAATACTTAGATACAGGATAAGATAG
- a CDS encoding flavoprotein, whose translation MKLTNLAENTEDFTGNIWLMKNGETVLIDTGTGDSWENIRELEKIDKVIITHSHYDHIHNLPKVDDGYLPEIYAFQPENLPIGAEKLEEGDKIDICGSNFKIFHSPGHKDDSICIYSREEKILFTGDLIFPDGGFGRTDLEEGDREKLIESIKKLTGLKVEEMYCGHEEAAKENVGKQIRKSLEEADKQESKY comes from the coding sequence ATGAAATTAACAAATCTTGCCGAAAACACAGAGGATTTCACAGGCAATATCTGGCTGATGAAAAACGGAGAAACAGTACTAATCGATACAGGTACAGGAGATTCATGGGAAAACATCAGAGAACTAGAAAAAATCGATAAAGTAATTATAACTCATTCTCATTACGACCATATTCATAATCTTCCGAAAGTTGATGACGGATACTTACCGGAAATATATGCTTTCCAGCCCGAGAATCTTCCTATTGGAGCGGAAAAATTGGAAGAAGGAGATAAAATAGATATATGCGGCTCCAACTTCAAAATTTTCCATTCTCCCGGCCATAAGGACGATTCAATATGCATTTATTCCAGGGAAGAAAAAATCCTTTTCACCGGCGATCTGATATTTCCTGACGGCGGGTTTGGAAGAACCGATCTGGAGGAAGGAGATCGTGAGAAACTAATTGAATCCATAAAGAAGCTGACAGGTCTTAAAGTAGAGGAGATGTACTGCGGACATGAAGAAGCAGCAAAAGAGAACGTAGGAAAACAAATTAGGAAATCACTTGAAGAAGCAGATAAACAAGAATCAAAGTATTAA
- a CDS encoding dCTP deaminase: MTILSDKDLRELIEEENAVDVTEGPELDHSLQMGPSSYDLRLGYEFGILNTRKIEKIDTKNMERYDNFIETEKHSADEGVVIHPGEFILGSTLEKLNIPDNLVARVEGRSSYGRLGIIVHATAAYVDPGFSGDITLEMQNLGNAPVKLYPEDRVCQVVFEKMTSEAENPYDEKKDSKYMGQTGATGSRLGEEKR, encoded by the coding sequence ATGACCATACTATCCGATAAGGATTTGAGAGAGCTTATAGAGGAGGAAAACGCTGTTGATGTGACAGAAGGGCCGGAACTTGATCATAGCCTTCAGATGGGGCCTTCTTCCTACGACTTAAGACTTGGATACGAGTTCGGAATTCTAAACACCCGGAAGATAGAGAAAATCGATACCAAGAATATGGAAAGATACGACAACTTCATAGAGACGGAAAAACACTCAGCAGATGAAGGAGTAGTCATCCACCCTGGAGAGTTCATTCTAGGTAGCACGCTAGAAAAACTGAATATTCCGGATAACTTAGTTGCGAGGGTTGAGGGCAGAAGCTCATACGGCCGTCTCGGGATTATTGTGCATGCCACTGCTGCCTACGTAGATCCCGGGTTCTCTGGGGATATAACACTGGAGATGCAGAACCTCGGAAACGCACCTGTAAAACTCTATCCGGAAGACAGGGTGTGTCAAGTAGTATTTGAGAAGATGACTTCTGAAGCGGAAAATCCGTATGACGAGAAGAAAGACTCCAAATATATGGGACAGACAGGCGCAACAGGATCCCGATTGGGAGAGGAAAAACGCTGA
- a CDS encoding S-adenosylmethionine synthetase (catalyzes the formation of S-adenosylmethionine from methionine and ATP), translating into MNLDISYTEDPVKKRSNELVERKGTGHPDSIADGIAESISRSLSRQYREQTGKILHHNTDEAQLVAGSSNPQYKGGEITDPIYILLAGRATKKFEDEKVPVERTAVETAQNYIRENFKVLKPKHIEFESRIGETSTDLRNVYEREVPLSNDTSFGVGHAPLSDTEKTVKRMESELLEIEEVGEDIKVMGLRSDNKLQLTVAAAIIDSRVSGLADYKNSIKRIRRKARKLGEKITGLETEVNVNTADNYKEESVYLTVTGTSAEMGDDGSVGRGNRSNGLITPHRSMSMEAASGKNPVTHVGKTYNLTARKIAGEIHSKTGEFAQVKMLSEIGRKVDQPKNVEVETEAEEKKVEEIVKRNLDNIQQVTEDVLKEKMSTF; encoded by the coding sequence ATGAACCTTGATATTTCATACACCGAGGATCCTGTAAAGAAACGAAGTAACGAACTAGTGGAAAGAAAAGGAACCGGCCATCCTGACTCTATAGCAGATGGAATAGCCGAATCAATCTCCAGATCGCTTTCCCGTCAATACAGAGAACAAACCGGAAAAATTCTGCACCACAACACTGATGAGGCGCAGCTGGTGGCGGGCTCCAGCAACCCCCAGTACAAAGGCGGAGAAATAACTGATCCAATCTATATTCTGCTGGCCGGGAGAGCCACAAAAAAGTTTGAAGACGAAAAAGTTCCTGTTGAAAGGACGGCGGTTGAAACAGCACAGAACTATATCAGGGAAAACTTCAAAGTTTTGAAACCCAAACACATCGAGTTCGAGTCCAGAATCGGGGAGACATCAACCGATCTCAGAAACGTCTATGAAAGAGAAGTTCCCCTGTCCAATGATACAAGTTTTGGAGTCGGTCACGCACCTCTCTCAGATACTGAGAAAACAGTCAAGAGAATGGAGTCCGAGCTACTTGAGATTGAAGAGGTCGGCGAGGACATCAAGGTCATGGGATTGAGAAGTGATAATAAACTGCAGTTGACGGTTGCAGCAGCTATAATAGATTCCCGGGTATCCGGATTAGCGGACTACAAGAACTCGATAAAGAGGATCAGGAGAAAAGCTAGAAAACTGGGAGAGAAAATCACAGGGCTAGAGACGGAGGTCAATGTCAACACCGCGGATAACTACAAGGAAGAATCAGTCTACCTGACCGTAACCGGGACATCAGCAGAAATGGGAGACGATGGATCAGTTGGTAGAGGAAATCGGAGCAACGGATTAATCACTCCACACCGATCAATGTCAATGGAGGCCGCATCAGGCAAAAATCCGGTAACACATGTAGGAAAGACATACAACTTAACAGCTCGGAAAATAGCGGGAGAGATACATAGCAAAACAGGAGAGTTTGCGCAGGTAAAGATGCTCTCCGAGATTGGAAGAAAAGTAGACCAGCCGAAAAATGTAGAAGTCGAGACGGAAGCAGAGGAGAAAAAGGTAGAAGAAATTGTCAAGAGAAACCTGGATAACATTCAACAGGTAACTGAAGACGTTCTGAAGGAAAAGATGTCGACATTCTAG
- a CDS encoding DNase: MKPVDTHCHLNFERFDDDREKVIERSKKELEFVVNAGNNTETNRKTLKLEKDHPDFIIPNLGLHPTYTDNFNQLKEIKQMIREEDPVAVGEIGLDHHRVKQDKVREKQEQVFREMLELAEELDKPVVIHSREAEKKVFEIVQEYSIPEIMFHCFNGDPELAEKATEENIKIGFTTQVLYSNKAQKLVKRIELDDILLETDSPFLYRGDRNEPLNVKESAEKIADIKQVKRQKVVEKTTQNARNIFHES, encoded by the coding sequence ATGAAACCGGTTGATACCCATTGCCATCTAAATTTTGAGAGATTCGACGACGATAGAGAGAAAGTAATAGAGAGAAGTAAAAAAGAACTAGAGTTTGTGGTGAACGCCGGCAATAACACGGAGACTAACAGAAAGACTCTGAAACTTGAAAAAGACCACCCCGATTTTATAATCCCAAACCTTGGCTTACATCCGACATATACTGATAATTTCAATCAACTGAAGGAAATCAAACAGATGATCAGAGAGGAAGATCCGGTTGCAGTCGGAGAAATCGGTCTTGATCATCACCGTGTTAAACAGGATAAAGTCCGAGAAAAACAGGAACAGGTTTTCCGAGAAATGCTGGAACTGGCTGAAGAACTGGATAAACCGGTCGTGATTCATTCCCGGGAAGCCGAGAAAAAGGTATTTGAGATAGTACAAGAATACAGTATTCCCGAGATAATGTTCCATTGCTTTAATGGAGATCCGGAGCTGGCTGAAAAAGCTACCGAGGAGAATATTAAGATAGGTTTCACCACGCAGGTTTTGTACTCGAACAAGGCACAGAAATTAGTTAAAAGAATAGAACTGGACGATATACTTTTGGAAACCGACTCACCATTTCTCTACCGCGGAGACCGTAACGAACCGTTGAACGTTAAAGAAAGCGCAGAGAAGATCGCAGACATAAAACAAGTCAAACGGCAGAAAGTTGTGGAAAAGACCACACAGAACGCCAGAAATATTTTTCACGAATCATAA
- a CDS encoding TIGR00288 family protein produces MVLGKLKGKLDRQPSVAMFVDGPNVIRKQFDLDLDALREDINEFGKIKIGKVFLNQYASEKLIEAIVSQGFEAALGLGGEKDKESDVDVYMAVNAMDAVYNENIDVIVLVTRDADFLPVIQKAKENGKETVVVGMEPGFSTALQNASDNILELE; encoded by the coding sequence ATGGTACTTGGAAAGCTAAAAGGGAAACTTGATAGGCAGCCCAGCGTCGCAATGTTTGTCGACGGTCCCAATGTTATCCGTAAACAGTTTGATCTTGATCTAGATGCACTTAGAGAGGATATAAACGAATTTGGAAAAATAAAAATAGGAAAAGTCTTCCTCAACCAGTACGCATCCGAAAAACTTATTGAAGCAATTGTCTCCCAAGGATTCGAGGCAGCTCTCGGACTCGGAGGCGAAAAAGACAAAGAAAGCGACGTCGATGTCTACATGGCAGTAAATGCTATGGACGCTGTATACAACGAAAACATAGATGTTATCGTACTAGTAACTCGGGACGCTGATTTCCTTCCTGTGATACAGAAAGCCAAGGAAAACGGAAAAGAAACAGTAGTAGTTGGGATGGAGCCAGGTTTCTCAACAGCTCTACAGAATGCTTCCGATAACATTTTGGAACTGGAGTAG
- a CDS encoding V-type ATP synthase subunit D (produces ATP from ADP in the presence of a proton gradient across the membrane; the D subunit is part of the catalytic core of the ATP synthase complex), producing MMSQDIKPTRSEELRLKERIELAENGHNILEKKRDGLIHEFMEITGDAKEVNQELADVYSQAKLKLLMSKIYDGEDKVQANAFPVKDEPKITSSTQNIMGVVVPEIETEKISTNILQREYGITSASSRIDSVADKYEKLLEKIVEAAETQTKILKLLNEIEKTKRRVNALEHKVIPEQKDALETISQSLEESEREETFRMKKVKNMQD from the coding sequence TTGATGTCACAGGATATCAAACCAACACGTTCGGAAGAGTTAAGACTTAAAGAAAGAATCGAACTCGCCGAGAATGGACACAATATTCTTGAGAAAAAGAGGGACGGCCTGATCCACGAATTTATGGAAATAACTGGAGATGCAAAAGAGGTTAATCAAGAACTTGCAGACGTTTACTCACAGGCAAAACTAAAACTTCTCATGTCAAAGATCTACGACGGCGAGGACAAGGTCCAGGCCAACGCATTCCCAGTCAAAGACGAGCCGAAGATTACTTCCTCGACACAGAACATCATGGGAGTAGTTGTGCCAGAGATAGAAACAGAGAAGATTTCCACAAATATACTTCAAAGGGAATACGGTATCACTTCGGCTTCCTCCAGAATAGACTCAGTAGCCGACAAGTACGAGAAACTTCTTGAAAAAATAGTTGAAGCCGCCGAAACCCAGACCAAGATACTCAAACTCCTCAATGAGATAGAGAAGACCAAGAGAAGAGTAAACGCTCTTGAACACAAAGTCATCCCTGAACAGAAAGATGCATTAGAAACGATTTCACAGTCACTAGAAGAATCGGAAAGAGAGGAAACCTTTCGTATGAAGAAGGTCAAAAACATGCAGGATTAA
- a CDS encoding V-type ATP synthase subunit B (produces ATP from ADP in the presence of a proton gradient across the membrane; the B subunit is part of the catalytic core of the ATP synthase complex), protein MTQQEYKTINEVKGPLVFVEKTDDVAYGDIVEIEDPDGNVKKGEVLETSKDVVVVQVYEDTRGIGQDASVRFMDENVKMPCTEDLLGRILDGTGEPIDDGPEIIPEEKRDIVGEAINPYSRELPEDFIQTGISSIDLMNTLVRGQKLPIFSGSGLPHNELSMQIARQSDVQGEDEEFAVVFAGMGITEEESQDFMREFRETGALERSVVFLNKASDPAPERIITPRMALTTAEYLAFEKDMEVLVIMTDMTNYCNALREVSAAREEVPGRRGYPGYMYTDLANLYERAGIIEGREGSVTQIPILTMPNDDITHPIPDLTGYITEGQIVVDRDLENKDFKPPIDVLPSLSRLMDNGIGEGYTREDHGDLKDQVYATYAEGESLRDLVAIVGEDALSEKDEKILKFADRFEEEFIGQGNREDRDIEDSMGLAWELLSIVPESELTRIDPETREKYLPGRD, encoded by the coding sequence ATGACACAACAAGAATACAAGACGATAAACGAAGTTAAAGGACCACTGGTATTTGTGGAGAAAACCGATGATGTTGCCTATGGAGATATCGTGGAAATCGAGGATCCGGATGGCAATGTCAAGAAAGGGGAAGTACTGGAGACTTCAAAGGATGTAGTAGTTGTCCAGGTATACGAGGATACCAGGGGAATCGGCCAGGATGCATCCGTCCGCTTCATGGACGAGAATGTCAAGATGCCGTGTACCGAAGATCTTCTTGGAAGAATCCTTGATGGAACAGGAGAACCGATCGACGATGGACCGGAAATTATTCCGGAAGAGAAGAGAGATATTGTGGGAGAGGCTATCAATCCTTACTCCCGAGAGCTTCCCGAGGACTTTATCCAGACCGGTATTTCCTCAATCGACCTGATGAATACATTGGTAAGAGGACAGAAACTACCGATCTTCTCAGGATCAGGACTTCCGCACAACGAACTATCTATGCAGATCGCAAGACAGTCGGATGTACAGGGAGAAGACGAGGAGTTCGCAGTAGTATTCGCCGGTATGGGAATTACTGAGGAGGAATCACAGGATTTCATGAGAGAGTTCAGAGAAACAGGTGCTCTTGAGCGTTCTGTAGTATTCTTGAACAAGGCTTCAGATCCGGCACCGGAGAGAATCATTACCCCTAGAATGGCATTGACAACCGCAGAATATCTTGCATTTGAGAAGGATATGGAAGTACTGGTCATCATGACAGACATGACTAACTACTGCAACGCACTTAGAGAGGTATCTGCAGCTAGAGAAGAGGTACCGGGTAGAAGAGGATACCCGGGATATATGTACACGGATCTGGCGAACCTCTACGAAAGAGCTGGTATCATCGAAGGAAGAGAGGGATCGGTCACACAGATCCCGATCCTGACAATGCCAAACGATGACATCACTCATCCAATTCCTGACCTCACCGGTTATATTACAGAGGGACAGATCGTTGTTGACAGAGACCTTGAAAACAAAGACTTTAAGCCGCCAATCGATGTCCTGCCAAGTCTTTCCCGGTTGATGGATAACGGAATCGGAGAGGGCTATACTCGAGAGGATCACGGCGATCTTAAGGATCAGGTGTATGCAACGTACGCTGAAGGTGAATCGCTTAGAGATCTCGTGGCGATTGTCGGAGAAGATGCATTGTCCGAAAAAGATGAAAAAATCCTCAAGTTTGCGGACAGGTTCGAGGAAGAGTTCATTGGACAGGGCAACAGAGAAGATAGAGATATAGAGGATTCCATGGGTCTTGCATGGGAGCTGCTTTCAATCGTACCTGAATCAGAACTGACGAGAATCGATCCTGAAACCCGGGAAAAATACCTTCCAGGCAGAGATTAG
- a CDS encoding V-type ATP synthase subunit A → MTQTQTQSTESEGTIYKVAGPVVIAENMEPQMNDVVKVGEEGLMGEVIQIEGDKSYIQVYEDTTGVKPGETVHNTEQPLSVELGPGLLGSIYDGLQRPLPALEGKTGAFIERGEDAPGIDMEEEYEFEPALEEGKYVTGGDVIGTTEVDYGEHKVLLPPGIEGEVEEIKEGEFTVTETVAVVDGVEVAMRQEWPIREARQVENDLEPKVPLITGQRVLDGLFPIAKGGTAAVPGGFGTGKTVTQQSLAKFSDADIIVYIGCGERGNEMTEVLEEFPELEDPQTGDKIINRTVLIANTSNMPVAAREASIYTGITIAEYFRDQGLDVALMADSTSRWAEAMREISARLEEMPGERGYPAYLASKLAEFYERAGRAKPLGPDNPGSVSIIGAVSPPGGDFSEPVTQNTLRVVKNFWALDSDLAEKRHFPSINWDDSYSGYSDMLSDHFEEEVDAGWTENIQRMRDILQKDGELQETVQLVGKDALPDRERLTLRIANLVKQFYLQQNAFDDVDQYSSPQKTFDVLELILDWGDNAYRALEEGALVENIVSLDSANRISELKFSEDYKELKTEIREQMDKEFEEVVEE, encoded by the coding sequence ATGACACAGACACAAACCCAGAGCACAGAATCAGAAGGCACAATCTATAAGGTAGCAGGCCCTGTAGTGATCGCTGAAAACATGGAACCTCAGATGAACGACGTCGTGAAGGTCGGAGAAGAAGGATTGATGGGAGAAGTAATCCAGATAGAAGGAGACAAAAGCTACATCCAGGTCTATGAAGACACTACAGGAGTAAAACCGGGAGAGACCGTACACAACACAGAGCAGCCGCTTTCCGTAGAGCTTGGCCCAGGCCTTCTCGGATCAATCTACGATGGGCTTCAGAGACCTCTACCGGCTCTTGAAGGGAAAACAGGGGCATTCATCGAGAGAGGTGAAGACGCACCTGGAATCGACATGGAGGAAGAATACGAGTTCGAACCCGCTTTAGAGGAAGGAAAATATGTTACCGGGGGAGACGTAATCGGGACTACAGAAGTAGATTATGGAGAACACAAAGTTCTTCTTCCGCCCGGAATTGAAGGAGAGGTCGAGGAAATTAAGGAAGGAGAGTTCACTGTCACCGAGACGGTTGCAGTAGTCGACGGCGTAGAAGTAGCAATGAGACAGGAGTGGCCGATCAGAGAGGCAAGGCAGGTGGAAAACGATCTCGAACCGAAAGTACCACTGATTACAGGACAGAGAGTTCTCGACGGACTGTTCCCAATTGCAAAGGGAGGAACAGCAGCGGTACCGGGAGGCTTTGGAACAGGGAAAACAGTTACACAGCAGAGCCTCGCAAAGTTCTCCGACGCAGATATCATAGTCTACATTGGATGCGGGGAACGTGGAAACGAGATGACAGAGGTACTGGAAGAGTTCCCAGAACTAGAAGACCCACAGACCGGGGACAAAATCATTAATAGAACAGTACTGATTGCGAACACCTCTAACATGCCTGTAGCTGCGAGAGAAGCCAGCATTTACACAGGAATCACAATCGCAGAGTACTTTAGAGATCAGGGACTTGACGTTGCCTTGATGGCGGATTCGACTTCACGTTGGGCAGAAGCCATGCGTGAAATTTCTGCTCGACTCGAAGAGATGCCCGGCGAACGTGGGTACCCGGCATACCTTGCATCAAAACTTGCAGAGTTCTACGAGAGAGCTGGAAGAGCCAAACCACTCGGACCCGATAACCCGGGATCAGTCTCTATTATTGGAGCTGTTTCACCTCCTGGCGGAGACTTCTCGGAACCGGTAACCCAGAACACGCTCAGAGTTGTTAAGAACTTCTGGGCACTTGACTCGGATCTAGCGGAGAAAAGACACTTCCCGTCAATTAACTGGGATGACTCCTACTCGGGATACAGCGATATGCTTTCAGACCACTTTGAGGAAGAAGTTGATGCTGGTTGGACAGAGAATATCCAGAGAATGAGAGATATCCTCCAGAAAGATGGGGAGCTACAGGAAACGGTACAACTTGTCGGTAAAGACGCATTACCAGACAGGGAAAGGCTGACACTCAGAATCGCTAACTTGGTCAAACAGTTCTACCTGCAGCAGAACGCTTTCGATGACGTTGATCAATACTCCAGTCCTCAGAAAACATTTGATGTCTTGGAGTTAATCCTTGACTGGGGAGACAATGCATACAGGGCTCTTGAGGAAGGAGCACTTGTAGAGAACATCGTTTCTCTTGATTCGGCCAATAGGATCTCCGAACTCAAGTTTAGTGAGGACTATAAAGAACTTAAAACCGAAATCCGGGAACAGATGGACAAGGAGTTTGAAGAGGTAGTGGAGGAATAG
- a CDS encoding V-type ATP synthase subunit F (produces ATP from ADP in the presence of a proton gradient across the membrane; the F subunit is part of the catalytic core of the ATP synthase complex), whose protein sequence is MEDKKSIAVIGEREFTVGFELAGIQKTYGKENYKEKIQELIQSDELGIVVAEKSDVQELPERIRNDVNKSVNPVVVALSEKAEDSQLQDKIKKVIGIDLS, encoded by the coding sequence ATGGAAGATAAGAAATCAATTGCAGTAATCGGGGAACGTGAATTCACAGTTGGATTCGAACTCGCAGGAATACAAAAAACATACGGGAAAGAAAACTACAAGGAGAAAATCCAGGAACTTATCCAGAGCGATGAACTCGGTATTGTTGTAGCCGAAAAATCAGATGTACAGGAACTTCCAGAAAGAATTCGAAACGATGTCAATAAATCAGTAAACCCGGTCGTTGTCGCGTTATCAGAGAAAGCAGAGGACTCCCAGCTACAGGATAAAATCAAGAAGGTAATCGGAATTGATCTATCATAA
- a CDS encoding ATPase — MAVEGMTAIGAGLAIGLAALATGWAQAKIGSAGVGALAEDDSLFGQVLILTVVPETMVIFGLVVALVATGFI, encoded by the coding sequence ATGGCAGTAGAAGGAATGACAGCAATCGGTGCAGGACTAGCTATAGGACTTGCAGCACTTGCAACAGGATGGGCTCAGGCAAAGATCGGATCCGCAGGAGTTGGCGCTCTGGCGGAAGACGACAGCCTATTCGGGCAAGTACTTATCCTAACAGTTGTCCCGGAGACTATGGTTATCTTCGGACTAGTAGTCGCACTGGTTGCCACAGGATTCATTTAG
- the ahaH gene encoding ATP synthase archaeal subunit H encodes MENVVKQVRKTEKDAGSIVQEAEGKKEKIVEQAKEEASEIVEEAEKDAEKEKLKRMNEFKDEVNEEREEIVGIGREEAEELREKASKNFENAENFLKERFEKEFQ; translated from the coding sequence ATGGAGAACGTTGTGAAGCAGGTTCGAAAAACGGAGAAGGATGCTGGTTCGATTGTCCAGGAAGCTGAAGGAAAGAAAGAAAAAATAGTTGAACAAGCGAAAGAAGAAGCCTCTGAAATAGTGGAAGAAGCTGAAAAAGACGCAGAAAAAGAGAAACTGAAGAGAATGAACGAATTCAAGGACGAAGTAAACGAGGAGAGAGAAGAAATAGTGGGTATAGGACGTGAAGAAGCCGAAGAACTTAGAGAAAAAGCCTCCAAGAACTTTGAAAATGCAGAAAATTTCCTCAAGGAAAGATTTGAGAAAGAATTTCAGTAA